GTATTTTAAATGTGTATATTGATGTCTAGATCTTAGTTGCTGAGGCTTTATGCTTACCACCATAATTATAATTTACCGAGGTTAAATAGCGCGCAGTAAACACCGGTTCTCCAATAACAGTACCTATGATTACCATTTAAATTACAGTGCTTTACTGGTTGTCAAACCTCACTGATTGTGTTTTCGGAAACAAATTAAAAGAATAGACACAAAGAAACTCCCATTTCCACATAGAGTTATTTCTAGACTGTTTTTCTGGAAAAGATCAAGTCAAGTTAACAAGGCTACTTAATCACGATGCTCATATTTGGATACAAATTCACGGGTGATCAATATTCTTGGAGCTTAGGTCAGATAACACGATATTGCCCCTTTTTGACTTAGACCTTCAACTCACCAACTATACGTTAACATTGATTTTCCATAGATTTGTTCATGCAAAATTTACCAACTAAGTTGCTCATATTTATACCTAGTTAAGCGGTTAGATATGATCATTTTATACAGTGTTATTGGCATTTGTGGTGGAAGCAATCTCGAATAGCCAAAAGACAGTCAGGTTTATCTTGCCAGTAGAAATTAATACCAATACAATCAGTCGTATAGCTAGTTTTGTTTATAACTTACAAGACTCAAAAAATGATTTACAGGACTGCTCATTTATCCAGAAGTAATTAATAATACTATTTTCAATATAATATTATTTTCAATTTCTTAGCTTCATTTTTATGACGAATGGATTTGAGGAAACGAGACGTCCTACTATACAAATGTTGAATTTTTTACGGGTTAATCGATATATTGGAGTTTGAATTAAATTATGGAAAATGAAGAACAAAGTCGATTGATCAAGTTTTCATATTGGTTGGCACAAACTAGCTTCGCCCAATTTGCCTTTTCTTCACAGCTAAGAGTCAGAATATCTGTTTTCACATTTATTCTTTTTACTCATTTTTTTTATTGGGCTACCGCTTGGTATTCTCCTTGGCCATATATAGTATTTATGCTTTTTGGCTTTTGGTTCTCACAAGGTGTTTATAAACCTTGGGCTTTAATTATCAAACAGTCTTATCAGCCAGCGTATGATTCAGCGATGCTAAAAATTAGCGTACCTTTCATTATTCTTAACTATATCGCGTTATTTTCATGCTTATACATGTTTGGAAGTGTGGTGGATGCTAGCGGAAATGAGATTCAAGGAACTTGGAAACACTTCTATTTTAGTACTGTTACGCTAACAACTTTAGGTTACGGAAATATCGTGCCTAACGATATTTTCTCAGAAGTAATTGCAACTATTCAATCTATTATTGGCTTTATGGGCTTCGCAGTTTTTGCAGGTATCGTGGCATCAATTGCGTTAAAAAGAGTTGAGTTGCAAGACAAAAACTAACAAGTTGCTGAAACGGACGTAAAACAGTTGGCTTACGCTCGTTCCTCGCAAATTATACCCAACAATTTTACGCCGCTTAGCAAGGCGTTAACTGTTCAATGGTACCTATCAATATATGAATAAATTTAATTATTACTTAGATTATTTAAACCAAAAAAGACCTAGTGAGCTATGTCATTATACTTCATATGAAGCTTTAAATAATATTGTAAAACAAGATGGGAAATTGTCTTTTTGGGTGACTGAAATTAGTTATTTAAATGACCATCAGGAATTTTTTCATGGTTTTGACTTTCTAAAAAAAGCTTATGAAAAGCTAAAGAAAGAGAACTTAGAAAATGCTAAAGTTACTCGATTTTTAGACTCCTTATCGCCATTTTTTGTTTTTAGTGAAGGAATTGGTTCTAGCCTTACCTTTTCACAAAACTCCGGTGTTTTTGTATTATCGTTCACTAATGAAAAAGACCTGCTAAGTCAGTGGCGTGCATATACTCCAAATTGTCATGGTGTATCTATTACAGTTGAACCAAATTTTAAATCAAGTCACTCAAGCAATAGTCTTTTATATCCAGTTATTTACAATGATAAATTTAAGTCTGAATATGCCGAGCATATTCTTAAGCTTGGTATAGATAAATGTGTCGAGTTTACAGAAGCTAATTCGTTCATTAATCAAAATGTATCATCAGACGTTATTATGCAAATGAAAACTGCATGTACATTGATGAAAGACTCTAGTTTTAGTGAAGAATCTGAATGGAGATATGTAGTTTACGGCGAGATCCATGAAAATATTTGTTTACGCAGTTCAGAGTATTACCTAATTCCATATGTTAATTTAAAAATTGAAAATGAATGCTTTAAAAAAATTGTCATAGGTCCTAACCCACACTCAGAACTTAGCAAAAAATCAATTGAGCTTTTGTTATCTAAATCAGGATTACAGAAAGTTAATGTGGTTAAATCAACTATTCCTTATAGAGGTTAAAACAGTTAACAAGACGTTTAAATGCAACCAAAACAGTTGGTTAGACTCAAGTTCGCTCCACATTGTAACCAACTATGTTAGTCCGCTTAACGCGGCATTAGGGCTATTCGTAAGAGGACAATCAATCAGTGGCAAATGAAACAAAGTATGACTCTAAGGGGTATAGTAAAACACTAGACAAACTGGTGACTCTTGCTGAGAAAGAATATTATGTTCAGATGGTCGATATTAACAGGCATCAGGTTGTTGTTAGTCGAGCGATTCTTTGGCTTCTAGTTGTCTTAATTGGTTTTGACTTTGCTTTTGTTGAGTGGATGCATTCGAAGCTATCAACGAATACAGAGCTGTTTTCTGTAATGGTTTCGTGTCTTGTAATCATCTCTTTGGCGATAGTATCTGGAGTTGCCGCATTTGGCTTTGCCATTTTATCAATTCCAGCAATTGGTGGCTACTCCAAGCTCTATGAAAACAGTTGGGCGGAATATGCAAACAATGCATACACACGCTGGGAGTCAGAAGATCAATTTGTTTATGAAACTGAAATGAATACACTTCTAGGGAAGTTGGATTCAGCTTGTAGCATTGGTAGTACGACTAATCACAATCGTGGAATTAAACTTCGTATAGCTTCAGTTTTATCTATCATATCCGCAGTTTTTACATGCATAACATTTATTGTATTTTCATTTAATTATTACCTTTAAGGAGCACTCAGTGTCAGATAAGAAGAAACCACCTATGCCAAAACCACCACAGCCTATTCGAAATGATACAAGGCATGTAATCACGAACTCTAAAGAAAAAATACCAGCGAAAAAATAGTATTAATAAAGCGTTCCAACGCTCGGCATATTCAGTTCAAGTCGAGTTTTTTACGGTGCAATGTGAAGTGGTCTAACAAGGTTTTGTCCAGCTGCGGCTTAGTGTAATAACGCTAAGCCAAATTTGCCCCAAAGTGGCTTAGAGCGGTTACTCAATCACAATATGTTCAAGTTGATTTTCCATACATTTTCTCATGTGAGGAGTGGGAGTGATTTTCCATATCATAATTGATCACGCGAACCCTATTACGAGCGCAATTAGGATCTAACCAAAACCGAAACGAGGTTAGAAGGTATAATGCTAAGGCGCTATCGCCCCCATCGCGACTTAGAAACGGCAAGCCAGTGGCTAGTTTTACTTAGCCACAACATTATTATTTAATTAATCTATACAACATTTTTTGAACTTTTTTACACTACCACAAGGGCACTTATCATTGCGTCCAATTTTAAATTTTAGCTTTGACTTTAAACCTGCCAAATCACCTTGTTTTTTACCTTTTTTAGCTAAGGGTTCTGCTTGTTCATTGTATTCCCACGGATAATTGATATGACACATTGCTGTTATCATGCCATTTACAGGCTCTATGATTATACCAACCCAGTTATCGGCTCTATCAATGTATTTCCTAACTTTCATATGTGAAGATAGCCGTGCTTTTTGCTCGTCTAAATCTCCAACCTCGGTATGAATGGTAAACCCTGTTTTACTACTACCATCAAGCAACACTGAGAAGTCATGGTTTTGCCCATCCTGAATCGTACTGTAGGATATTTTGGCAACGGCGCGGTCTAACGTGTCTAAAAAACCACCGTTAGTTTTAAGTAAATCAAAACCAAAATCTGTCAATTTATCATTCTTTAAAAGTTGTATTTTAAATAAAACCTTGCTTATAAAACCTTTGGAGTACCTTTGCAGAATCCCCTCTGGTGTAGGATTTCCGGGAAGTCTTAACCTCCTCACCATGAAAGATGCATCTAAATCAGAGGCTATGTCATCATGCATTATCATAAAGTCGTTTTTGTTTTCATCCAACCACAAATTTTTCTTTAAGTGCATGGATAAAAACACCAATTCGGTACTCGCCATCATAGGCTTTAAATAACTACCTCGCCTGTCAATATAACTTAAAAGCAATAAAGGCTGGCTTAAAAACTCAACTAGCACATCCAAAAAGAAAACATCTATAACAAGCGGAGGTAGGAGTCTTTTTGTCTCCTCATACTGCAAGTACTGTCGGCACTGAAAGCTTAATGCTGGATAGCTCTCTGATGTGAGGCATATGGGGTAACAAACTGTCGGTTTACCTCCAAGGTCTAATACTTTTCCATTTATATCTTTGAGAATAATGTCATCAAGCATCAATGCATCGGCGCATTCTACCGCCTGTAGGTATGCATTTTGAAAGCCCTTTATGAAGTCATCTTTTACTAACTCCACTTGTCCTTTTTTGGCTGGAATTGTCATGCCCTTGGACTTCGCTTGAATAATTAGGTATTTATTCCCAAATCTAGCCAGAACATCTATTTCACCTACCTTCTTCGATACACTCTGGTATATGTCGATGTTAGTAAAGACGTTGCCTTTACCAAAAACTGACTCAAATTTGTTATACGCGAATTCTTCGGTATAAGCGCCTCGATTAAGAACAGCTTTTTGCATGTATGCTTTGTCATTTCTAAGCCAAAATATAGGGCTTTCATAAAGAGATTGTGCAAGCGCAACCACTTGGAATAAGTAATATTTATCATCTATCTGAATAATTGGCTTTGGGTTGGAAATATTAAAGTTATCGACAGATGAAAAGCAAGTGTTATCACTCTCTGAGTTAGTACTAAACGCACTTAGAAAACGTGTGATTTTTTCCTCTGTAAAGTTGGTTATTTGAGAAATAGCCTCGATAGGTATTTCATTTTGTTCAAGGTATGACTTTATTTCTAATTTTTCTTCGCCCTTATCAATTAAAACCTGTAAAGCACCGTTCAATATCTTTGTAATAGCCAAGTAGATAATATGAGCTTCTTTCATATCGAAACCGACATTATCCAACAACCACTGAGAGTCCTTTTCATATCTTTCAACAGAAAAACCTGCAAATTGAAATTCAAACGCTTGCTCTGCACTATAAAAAATATACTCACGAATGAAGTCTGGAGACGAAAAGAAATCAGACTCATCTTTCTTTATATTTTGAGGGGTAAATTGCCCCATCATTTTTGCTTGCATTGACTTATGAATTTCTCCCAACAAAATATCAGACCTATCAGCTAAATATTTAAGCCTGTCACTATCAATTATTGAGTTATCATAACCAGCCTTGAGCAGAAGCCCATGGAGTGTTGAAAGTTCGGTTTTTATTAATCGCTCTGGGGTATATAAACTGTGTAAATCGCCACCTTGAAACTCCCCTTGAAAACCAATAGTACAATCTCTTTGGCATAGGTATGAAAATGCATGAATAAACCCAGCTTGTGAACATAATTCTTCTAATTCAATAAATTTGTCATTCTCACGTAGTGTGCTTTTATTCATAAGATACCTTTGCGTTTTATTGCCGTTAATTAATTGTAAAATAACATAAATACCACTTCCCTTGAAAAAAATGTATTAGTTATGTAAAACTGGTCACTCATATAGATAATAATTAATAGTATTTTCTAAGTCGCTTTGGGGCACAAAGCGACTTAGCAACACCAATCAAAAGCTGCACCAATCACCATTGAATTTACAATCACTCAAACTAGAATCTGCCCCTTTTCGTGTTAGATCTGTTACTCAACCGCAATATATCCATATCTATTTTCCATATATTTTTATGAAAAAATAACCCTCTTATTTGCAATACTCATGTTTAATGAAAACAATTAAATGAGATTGTTTTATACAATATCATTAGCCTTTAGGTAAGTGGTCTCGAATTGCCAAAAGACAATCAGATTTATCTTGTCAGCGATAATCAATGGCAATACAATCAGTGGCATAGAGAGTACTTCTTGTAACTTACAAGACTAAGTAAATAATTTTAAGACGGCTCGATTTGTCAGGAACAGGTAATTAAAAAATTTTTAATACAAATATTTTTTCAATGGGTTAATTGCTCTTTATCATGGTGAATGGATTTGGGGATTCGAGACGTCCTACTATATAAATGTGATGTGCTTGACAGGGATAATGATGAATAAATTAGATAAAGTATTAAAAATTAGCGACCTTATTGAGGCCGGAAGTTTGAATTTGCAGATAAATGAGCAACCCTTTAAGTCTTTTGGGCTACCTAATAAAAGGTTAAATGTTGTTGGACACAATAACCTGCTTGAATTTGAAGAGTTAGTGAACTCACTTTACGAGGAAGAAAAAGATATATTTAATTCTTTTTCACATAAAGTATTTGTAAAAAAACTAATTGCTACAATTGGTGAAGCTAAGTTCGCTGATGAAAAAATCACTGATGAAAAGGTTAAGGCTTTATTTCGAGATCTTAAGGCTACACCGTTGGTTGACTTCTCTGTTTACAGAGAAATTTTTGGCATTGCGATGAATCAAAATCAAAAGCTTACCTTTGGTAACTTTGAAATATCTCATATTTCGTTAGCAAAAGAACATGACTTCAAAGAAAGCGACCATGACTTTATGTTTTTTGGAAAAGAACCAGAATATCTTATCAAATATAATGTAAACGCGAGAGACCGAGATCGTGCTAAAGAAATTGCAGATGAAGCATTTCAAAAGTTTACCCTATTTTTAAGGTATATCATTGGCACATCAAATCGAAAGTTTGAAGTCGGGATTTTACATTTTTCTGGTTCTAAAGTACGGAAAGCATATATCTCATCTAGTGATGGTCAGCTGAATGTAGAAAGCAGTAGATATGGTTATGTAGAGCCTATTCCACTCGACAACAATTATTTTTCAAATAGCGAGGTCGGGTATGATAAGGTCTGGCAGCTAATTGACAAAAGACAATCAAAGCTAGAGCAAAGGTTAGCTACTGCAATTGAATGGCTAGGACGCTCACTGCAAGAGGATGCTATACAAGCAGCTTTCATTGAAGCATCTATTGCATTGGAGTCGATATTTACTTACAGCGAAAAGTCGATAGTCTCCCCTTCAATTTTAAGTCAAATATCTGAAAGTACGGCGTTACTATTGGGCTCCGATTTAAGTAGCAGGCTTGAAATTGAGAAGCATATTAAAAAGCTATATTCCATTCGTTCAGGTATTGTTCATGCGGGTAGTAAGGATGTGTCAGAAGAAAGTTATGCAATATTTGTATCTTACATACGAAATGTAATCACCAAGCTTCTCGTTTCGGAACCGTACTGTTCATGTAATACAGTGGAAAGTATGTACGAAGAACTTAAAAAAATTAAATATAGTGCATAAATAGTCGCAAATAACAAAGCATTTAAGAGTGATTCCCAACGCTTGGCATTTTTGTCTCTGCGTTGATTTTTGTATTTACGGTGCGATGGTTTCGGCTTGGTAGTAGCGTTGCTCACACCTTAATGCAGCGTTATATGCTCGTGCGCATCCATAGGTAGAGTTGATGAATTTAGAAAATAGAGTGTTGCCATACCTATCTTTAGGAACAGTTACTTTACTGTTTTTTATTTCAACTATTTTTATTCCTGAAGGTGATTTTAAGAATGTTCTTTTGTCAGTCGGAGCTAATGGAGTATTCTTTTTTATCGCTTACTTCTTCTACGATTTCGTTAGGCAGTTTATCCTAAAAAAAGAACTTCGATATATCCATCAACATATTAGACAACAAATATCATCTAGCATATTTAGCTATTTGTACTTCGTGAAAAAGATAGTTTATGGCTACAACCTTGATACGAATACAATTGAAAATATTATGGGTATAGCAAAATTAAAAAAAGGTGAAATCAAAAACCATGTAGCAAATCAAAGTTATTTGGGTTTTCAAATATTTAAATCCTCATCGGAAGTAAGAAGCTTATTTAATGAAATAGGTAAAGATAGTATTTTCTTAAAATTTTCATCCCATCTAGATTCCATAGGGTTATTAAAAATATCAAACAACTTAACGAAGCTTGAATTGATATATAAAAACCAAGAAAACTTTAAGGCATGTGCAGAGAAAGGAATTGAATTTAAAGTTGTGGATGGGAAGACACTAAATCCGGCTAATGACGATAAGCTATTACTAATGAAGTCTACAATCCATGACTCAAGGTTTGTTGTTTACGATAGTGGGTATTTTGAAAAGGACACTCGTGAGTTACTTTTAAATCGTTATGTTTTAAAACCAGAAGTAGCAGAATTCGTATCAGTTATAATGCAAGAGACTCTCATACTCATGTCAAACTGGTTGCCTCAGGAAAATGATGTTGTTTCTCCAAGTGGTATGTTTAGAGTCATAAAAGGTTTTTTTAGTGAAAGAACAGATATGAATAATAATGAAAATAACTTGTTTGTTGCTGATATAGTTGAATATAAAAAACGCATATAACAATCTGTTTAAAAAGGAATTCTTTCGATGCTAGATATTGTTTTTTCAGAATGGTTTAACTTTAAAGACTTTGAAGCTAAAGATGGAATTGAACAGCAAGGCACCTACATTATTGGTAAATTTGAAATTAAACCAAGTGAAAAAGTAGATTTTATTGATAATAATATAATTTATGTTGGTGAAACAACGCAGAAACTAAAAATAAGATTAAAGGCATTTTCTAATTCAGCCTTTAAGAGAAAAAATGGACATAGTGGTGGCTGGACTTTTTCATCCAAATATTTGGATAAAATCCCTGTTGATGAAATCCCTCACGACTTGTACTTGTCGATATATTCTCCAGAAGGAAATTCGGCACAGAAAAAGGCATTAGCTAAATTTGCAGAGCGTAAGGTTATCTTATCGTATTGCCTTGCGCATGGTAAGTATCCAAGTTGTAATAAGACATAACAAGTTACTGCACTCGGACAAATTACTCGCTTCGCCCATTCCCAATTTGCCGGTGAGCACGGCGTTAATCCCAACTTCGCTTTACTTTCAGTAATGCGAAAGGTCCTTATTGAAGCATAAGTTCTAAGCCATTCCTGTCC
The DNA window shown above is from Moritella sp. F3 and carries:
- a CDS encoding ion channel, whose translation is MENEEQSRLIKFSYWLAQTSFAQFAFSSQLRVRISVFTFILFTHFFYWATAWYSPWPYIVFMLFGFWFSQGVYKPWALIIKQSYQPAYDSAMLKISVPFIILNYIALFSCLYMFGSVVDASGNEIQGTWKHFYFSTVTLTTLGYGNIVPNDIFSEVIATIQSIIGFMGFAVFAGIVASIALKRVELQDKN
- a CDS encoding DUF2971 domain-containing protein, which codes for MNKFNYYLDYLNQKRPSELCHYTSYEALNNIVKQDGKLSFWVTEISYLNDHQEFFHGFDFLKKAYEKLKKENLENAKVTRFLDSLSPFFVFSEGIGSSLTFSQNSGVFVLSFTNEKDLLSQWRAYTPNCHGVSITVEPNFKSSHSSNSLLYPVIYNDKFKSEYAEHILKLGIDKCVEFTEANSFINQNVSSDVIMQMKTACTLMKDSSFSEESEWRYVVYGEIHENICLRSSEYYLIPYVNLKIENECFKKIVIGPNPHSELSKKSIELLLSKSGLQKVNVVKSTIPYRG
- a CDS encoding YecA family protein, with product MNKSTLRENDKFIELEELCSQAGFIHAFSYLCQRDCTIGFQGEFQGGDLHSLYTPERLIKTELSTLHGLLLKAGYDNSIIDSDRLKYLADRSDILLGEIHKSMQAKMMGQFTPQNIKKDESDFFSSPDFIREYIFYSAEQAFEFQFAGFSVERYEKDSQWLLDNVGFDMKEAHIIYLAITKILNGALQVLIDKGEEKLEIKSYLEQNEIPIEAISQITNFTEEKITRFLSAFSTNSESDNTCFSSVDNFNISNPKPIIQIDDKYYLFQVVALAQSLYESPIFWLRNDKAYMQKAVLNRGAYTEEFAYNKFESVFGKGNVFTNIDIYQSVSKKVGEIDVLARFGNKYLIIQAKSKGMTIPAKKGQVELVKDDFIKGFQNAYLQAVECADALMLDDIILKDINGKVLDLGGKPTVCYPICLTSESYPALSFQCRQYLQYEETKRLLPPLVIDVFFLDVLVEFLSQPLLLLSYIDRRGSYLKPMMASTELVFLSMHLKKNLWLDENKNDFMIMHDDIASDLDASFMVRRLRLPGNPTPEGILQRYSKGFISKVLFKIQLLKNDKLTDFGFDLLKTNGGFLDTLDRAVAKISYSTIQDGQNHDFSVLLDGSSKTGFTIHTEVGDLDEQKARLSSHMKVRKYIDRADNWVGIIIEPVNGMITAMCHINYPWEYNEQAEPLAKKGKKQGDLAGLKSKLKFKIGRNDKCPCGSVKKFKKCCID
- a CDS encoding HEPN domain-containing protein, producing MNKLDKVLKISDLIEAGSLNLQINEQPFKSFGLPNKRLNVVGHNNLLEFEELVNSLYEEEKDIFNSFSHKVFVKKLIATIGEAKFADEKITDEKVKALFRDLKATPLVDFSVYREIFGIAMNQNQKLTFGNFEISHISLAKEHDFKESDHDFMFFGKEPEYLIKYNVNARDRDRAKEIADEAFQKFTLFLRYIIGTSNRKFEVGILHFSGSKVRKAYISSSDGQLNVESSRYGYVEPIPLDNNYFSNSEVGYDKVWQLIDKRQSKLEQRLATAIEWLGRSLQEDAIQAAFIEASIALESIFTYSEKSIVSPSILSQISESTALLLGSDLSSRLEIEKHIKKLYSIRSGIVHAGSKDVSEESYAIFVSYIRNVITKLLVSEPYCSCNTVESMYEELKKIKYSA